CTCACTGCGCTGGGCCTGATCACAGCACTGTCAACGCTGCTGCCTGCTTGGTGGTATGCGCGGGCCGCTCGACTGCCTCCCGCGCAAACCGGCAGCTTCCTGACGTGCGCGATGTTTTCCAATGTCGGCTACGTCGGGGCATTCATCGCCTTCGCCCTCTTCGGCGAAGTCGGCTACGGTCTCTGCCAGCTGTTCTTCCTCTCTTTCGGCCCGCTGTTCTACACCGTGGGGTTCGGGGTAGCCTTGCATCACGGCCACGCAGAAACCGAGCATGGGCAGGGAGCCGCGTATCGCGGTGAGCTGCGGTGGTATCCGTATGCGGGGATGGCGGTCGGCTTGGTCCTCAATCTCCTGGGCATTCCGCGGCCGCTGCCGATGGAGTGGCTCAACCATGGGCTGATTCCGTTTAATACGGCGGTCTATCTCGTGGCGGTCGGATCACAATTACGCTTTCATTCCCCATGGCCGTGGCTGCGACCGTGCCTGGCCATGAGCGCGATCAAATTTCTCTATACGCCGGCCGTCGCCTGGCTGCTGGTCAGCCTCATGGATCTGCACGGGATGCCGCGCACCGTCGTGCTGCTCGAAGCGGCGACACCGGTGGCGGTCTCGCCCCTCGTCCTGCCCATGCTCTTTGGGCTGGATCGGAAGCTCACGAGCGCCTTGTGGCTGGTGACCACGGCATTGTCGCTGCCGTTCCTCGCCTTCTATCTGCCGCTCATCCGGTAGCGCTTTGACTTTCGAAGCAAGATTTGCTATCGTACCTCTGTGATGTCTCGCCATATCCTTCCCTTGCTGATCGCCGCGGTCCTCGTCGGCGGATTTGCCCCTGCTGCACAGGCCGGGTGGGTGTGGTCGCCGCGCACCGGATGGGTCGGTCCCGGCGGAGCCGTCAAAGACACGCCGGAGGAGCAGCTGCTCTTTGCCAACGCCTTCTTCGAGCGCAAGGAGTACAAGCGGGCGCGCCAGGAGTTTCAGAAGCTGCTGAAGGCCTACAAGGAATCCCGCGAGGCGCCTGAAGCGCAGTACTCGTTGGGGCGCTGCTATGAGGAAGAAGGCGATTACTACCGCGCCTTCAAGGAATACCGCAAGACGACCCAAGTCTATCCCTCCTCGAAGCGCTTCGACGAGGTGCTGGAGCGGGAATATCAGATCGGCAATTATTTCCTCGCCGGGAAGAAGCGCAAACTCTTCGGAATCGCCGCCCTGCTGCCGGCGAGGGATAAGGCGGTCGAAATTTTTCAAGCCATCGTCGATGACGGGCCGTTCAGCGAATACGGGCAGCTCGCCCAGTACAAGCTGGGCTTGGCCCACCTGGCCCTGCA
The Candidatus Omnitrophota bacterium genome window above contains:
- a CDS encoding AEC family transporter, coding for MAIQLTLSLGLVFGSLVAGWALHRRGWFTERQAARLVRWISMGPSALTLALLFWNLDLHRAQPWLLTALGLITALSTLLPAWWYARAARLPPAQTGSFLTCAMFSNVGYVGAFIAFALFGEVGYGLCQLFFLSFGPLFYTVGFGVALHHGHAETEHGQGAAYRGELRWYPYAGMAVGLVLNLLGIPRPLPMEWLNHGLIPFNTAVYLVAVGSQLRFHSPWPWLRPCLAMSAIKFLYTPAVAWLLVSLMDLHGMPRTVVLLEAATPVAVSPLVLPMLFGLDRKLTSALWLVTTALSLPFLAFYLPLIR
- the bamD gene encoding outer membrane protein assembly factor BamD, with the translated sequence MSRHILPLLIAAVLVGGFAPAAQAGWVWSPRTGWVGPGGAVKDTPEEQLLFANAFFERKEYKRARQEFQKLLKAYKESREAPEAQYSLGRCYEEEGDYYRAFKEYRKTTQVYPSSKRFDEVLEREYQIGNYFLAGKKRKLFGIAALLPARDKAVEIFQAIVDDGPFSEYGQLAQYKLGLAHLALQEYEPAVTAFEAVISRYPNSPLIDDARFQIAQASLKGTFKADYDQSPTDLAIRELDAFIKEYPESKLLNEATHRLKELKERRAQHEYQVGQFYERRRRAASALVYYQAIVERFSDTAWAPRAVSRLQVLQPRTP